The sequence TCCTTTTTCATTTATCGAACGTATGTCTAATTGCTCTTCAAGCAGTCTCGAACTCGAGATTATTTCTCAATCATTGCTAGTGCATCATTTAGCACTTTTTCGCCGTCCATTGTTCCATAGTCAATCCCGTTAATGATCGCAACTGGAATACCTAATGGATCCAGTACTCGCTTCAAATTCTTCTCTAAAAACCGAACTTGTGGTGCGAGTAAAACAACATCTACGTTGCCTTTATACTTATCAAAATCAGCTTCCGCCACTGCAATGACAGTAGCGTCCACTTGTTGTTTTTCGATAGCTTCTGTCATTTTTTTTACGAGCAGACTTGTGGACATACCGGCCGAACAAACTAACATGATGTTATTCATTAATTTAACCTCCTAGTTTGAAAAGCTGCACGTATGTATAATATGCAAGATATGTGCCAACTTTTCTTCTTGTTTGTTGCTTTCTTATCAAGTTTTCACTTACACAAGTAAAAAAGCCAAGTGTGTAAGACAATACACACTTGGCAGTTTTTTTCTTAATTTTCTTCTACCTGATTGGAGAGCATCATCTGTGTTAAATATGCGATTTCTGATTGTGGTATTACGATATCATACTCAATTTCTACGTTTTCCATCATTTGTTGCGTGATTTGCATTTCTACCATATGGTTTTTGGCAAATTCATTTAAATCTGGGAATTCCCGGTCGACAGCCCCTAATTTTACACGTTCGATAAGGAAAGCTAAGTGCAGGATCATTCCAATGTCTACCCCTGACTCAAGTATAACATTAAGTTGCAATTGTAGTTCTGAAATCACTTTTCGTAAAAAGTAGACTAGTTGCTCTGCAGAACTTACTGCTTGTAAATTTCCTTCTAATGAAGCGATTAATTTTTCATAAGGTACTTCATCATTTAAAATTCTAGAAACAATTCCTAAGCCACCTTCTGATAGAACTTCCAGCGCGCTAAAGAATGGGATATCGCGGTATTCAAAGGCTACTGAACCCATGATAGCTAGTATATTGTATTCTTCCATGAGTTGATCAATTCGCTCACGAAAAGCTTCCTTGTGCAAGAATTGCAATACAATAATTTCAATTTTCGTTTCATCAATAATTGGCGCTACGACTTTGCGTAATTGCTCGGCTACTCCTTCTCCAGTAAAACAAGTGAAGATTACCGCATTTTTTACGGGTTTAGCTCGTAAGACATGTGCTTTATATTTATTTTCAAATAATTGCTCACAACTTTGATAAATATCTTCTAAGCCGCGTCCGAGTGAAGCTTTTCGCATCGCTTCTA comes from Listeria monocytogenes and encodes:
- a CDS encoding PTS sugar transporter subunit IIB codes for the protein MNNIMLVCSAGMSTSLLVKKMTEAIEKQQVDATVIAVAEADFDKYKGNVDVVLLAPQVRFLEKNLKRVLDPLGIPVAIINGIDYGTMDGEKVLNDALAMIEK